CTTGCTCGGTTCTAACATCAATCACTACCGCGCCAGAGTCTATCCACTGCCATGCCTGCTGTGCACGCTCAGAAGCAAATGCCTGTGGCGCAACAATCAGACTAGCAGTCAGCACTGCCAAGGCCATGATTCTTTTAATCATTACGCTCTCCTAGTTAAGCGGCGCAAACAGTCTCTAATTGGATGCGCTGCTTTGTAGCCACGGTGAGACCTAGTAGATCTCCATCACCCAAGAGCCAAGCTTTTTCTCTTGCCATAATTCAATGATCATAGGTTCCAGTGCTGAGATAACGCGCTGCAAATCTTGCGCTGTTTTGCTGTCATTAAACCAGCCATTTATAGAATCTAGGTTAAATGCAAGCTGCTTTAAATCACCTGAATTGGTCAATAACTCTTCACCGTTGGTGGCTTGCTCTTGCTCTGTCAATTGTATACGAGATTCAAAATACTGATCCCCAGCTCGATACAAATTCCAACCGTCTTCTCTAGTGATTAAAAGTCGCATATTTTATTCCTTATCTTTTCATAATAAGGGTAATCACAACACACCATCCTGACTATTCAAAGGATGCATCTCACACCCTGACGGTTCAAATGCTTACAAATCTCAATGTTTATTACAAAACGCATGTTTATGAGATAAAACAATAAAAATCAAAAATAAAGCGCTAAAATAAAAGCTTATCAACATCAGTAAATCGCACTATGACTACACCTAACAAACCTTGGTTAAAAACCTACCCTCAAGATGTCCCAGAATTCATTGATATCGACCAATATGCCAATATCAATGAGATGTTCAAAAAGCCATTTGAACAGTTTGCTGACAACATTGCATTCGTAAACATGGGACACACTCTCACCTATCAGCAACTGAACGAAAAAAGTGACGCGTTTGCGGCCTATTTACAATCTGAACTGAAAGCTAAAAAAGGCGATAGAATTGCACTCATGATGCCCAACCTACTGCAATATCCGATTTGCATTTTAGGCGCTCTCAAAGCTGGGCTAGTGGTGGTAAACGTTAACCCACTCTACACCCCCCGTGAGCTTGAGCATCAGCTTCGAGATTCAGGCGCCACCATCATAGTGGCGGTAACCAACTTTGGTGACAGCCTACAAAAGGTCATCAATCACACCAGTATCAAGCACGTCATCCTTACCAGTATTGGCGATGAACTCGCGCCACATAAGCGTACTTTAGTCAATTTTGTCGTGAAATACGTGAAGAAAATGGTGCCAAAATACCACCTGCCAAGTGCAATCTCCCTTAGACGAGTACTCACCAATGGCAAACGCCTAAATTTCAATCCACCTAAGATTAAGCACAATGACCTTGCCTATTTGCAATATACTGGCGGCACCACTGGCGTAGCTAAAGGCGCAATGTTGACCCACAAGAACGTGATGGCAAATGTGCTGCAAGTCTTTGGTCACTTCGGCCCGCGCACAGCAAAAGACAAAGAGCACGCAGTAACCCCGCTTCCTCTTTATCATATCTTTGCCAACTCCGTGAGCATGATGCTGATGATGTATATGGGGGGCAGTAATCTGTTGATCACCAATCCTAGAGATTTAAACAGCTTTGTAAATGACCTCAGCAAATATCCATTTACCATGATTTTTGGTCTCAATACCCTATTTGCAGCCCTTATTAATCATGCAAAATTCAAGCAACTGGACTTTTCTCATGCAGAGTTCACTATTGCCGGAGGCATGGCAACCCAGAAACACATCGCCGATGAATGGCAGCAAATCACTGGAATGCCAATTATTGAGGGCTATGGCTTAACCGAGTGTTCACCCGTAGTCGCAGGGGGGGTTCATACTCAGCAACAATTTGTTCCGGCAATTGGAGTACCACTGCCAAGCACTGAAATGAGGATCGTAGACGACGCTGGACACCCTTTGGACACCAACCACATTGGTGAGATCCAAATCCGTGGCGACCAAGTGATGGCTGGATATTGGAAACAAGAAGCCGAAACCAATGCCGTACTCACCAAAGATGGCTGGCTAAACTCTGGTGATATTGGGCGTATGGATGAAGATGGCGTTTTCTATATCGAAGACCGTAAAAAGGACATGATATTAGTGTCTGGCTTCAACGTATTCCCAACCGAAATTGAAGAAGTCGCGACACTACATCATAAAATTGTTGAAGCGGCTGCGGTTGGCGTACCAGACGATGTGGCAGGCGAACGGGTAAAACTTATCGTTGTGACCAAAGGCTCGGTTACTATTGATGAGATTAAGAAACACTGCCGCCAACACCTCACCGGCTACAAAATCCCCAAGGTCATCGAATTTAGAGATGAATTACCAAAAACCAATGTGGGTAAAATTCTGCGCCGCGAACTGCGCGACTGATCGCTAAAAACGCAAACATACGCTAATTGCAGACAATAAAGGCTCTTGCTAAGGGCCTTTTTGCTGCATACTCACAACGAATAATAAAGCAGATTAAGCAAGCTAACCGCGACTAAAATTTACGAAATACCTCTTCTACCATATCAATTACCAGTTGTTGTGCCGCGGTTTTCTGGGTGCGGTGACGATAAGCTAGGTAAATATCCCGCTTACCAAGATCAAAATCCGTTAACCATTCATCCAGTGCCCCGCTCTTTATTGCACTATCTACAAAATAATCAGGCGCGATACAAAATCCAAGCCCTCGCTCTACTATTTCAACAATGGATTTGGGATCAGACAAGGACAGCTTTGGATGCAAAATCACGTTCTCAATACTGCCGTTCTGGCAATTGACTCCAGTGACCCTTTGAGAATTCAACTGCCCGATGAAATCGAGCGATTTTAGGTCCGCTAAATGAGTGGGAGCTTGGGAGCTGAGTGTCGGTGACGCAACAATTTTTAAGGTATTAGATAGCAGCTTTTTCGCCACTATACTGCTATCTGGTAGCTCACCAGCCAATATGGCTATATCTGCATCAGGATGGATGGTCGTAATATCAGCAGAAGGGATAAACCGTAGTTTCAATTTTGGGTGCTTGAGCATCAATTGTTGCACATCAGCTTTCAAAAACCTTTGATACACTAAATCGGTGCAATCTATGGTCACTTTCCCGACAATCTCTTTTTTACCCGCGTTAATCGCATCAATTTCTTCACACAGAGTGGAAATAGGATTAGCAAGTTGCTCATAATATTCGCGACCTACACTAGTGAGGATAAGTGTGGTTTTTGAACGAATAAAAAGAGGAGAACTTACGTGCTCCTCAAGATTAGCAATGCGGCGACTCACCGTTGATAGTGGAATTTCAAGTGCCTCGCTGGCAGCTTTCATACTTCCTAATCTAACAACATGACAAAATATATAGAAATTATCTAGATTGTAATCCATCGTCTTCCTTTGATAGGGGTAAAGCACACCTTATCCAAACAATACATTACAACTTGATGCGTCGCGAATTTTTTGGCGAAGCTAAATGGGACTTACTTTCATATTTTTAGTTAGCCCCAAATTTACATGTTTGTTGGCGCTAGATGTAACCGCCACCCGTCTTCTCGCTTGGATCTTGCCAAGCATAACCACCGCCGGTCTTCTCGCTTGGGTCTTGCCAGGCATAACCGCCGCCGGTCTTATTACTCGGGTCTTGCCAATTATAATCCGTTGCAGAATTTATTGGACTGATATCAGTAGCTAAAGCGACTGGTGTAATGAATAAAGAAGTAAGGAGTAGCGTCAATGTAGCTTTCATAGTCTCACCTAATCGAAAATAGTTGTTTATTAATTCGCCATCCCTGCTGACAAAACCAATAATACCTCCCGCAACCAATTCCGTATATACATAACGAATAGAACCAGAATCCCATATATGGAATTGATTAAGGGTTTTTATGCGGCTTGAATATACAGCGCTACTAATCCCTGCTAACTCCTAGCTAGGTTATTCGGCTTGCCTTCTAGTAAATCAAAGCTTTCATTTTTGTATTTGTTGCCAACTACCATTTCATTAACACACATAAAAACAACAGCTTAATGGCAGTAACCCAGCATGTTCTCTCAAAACCACACCTTCCATATTACATATTGGTATGACATAGAAGCGTTTGGATTATTGGCTTTGTACATTGCCCTTTACTATCACCTCCCAAATAAAATTGCAGTTGGTAGAGATAAAAGTGCAACGAGAAACACAAACACGTATCGGTATTGCCCTAGGTTTAGGGATTGTTGTTATGGGAGCGCTCGCTCTACAGCAGGACATTTTCTTAAGGCTATTGCTTGGTCTTAGCTTAGGTGTTGCACTAACTAAAGGGTCTATTGGCTTTGCAGGAAGTGTCAACCGAGCCTATCGCCGTGGTTCTACGCAACTTATTCAAACCCTAATGTTGATGTTTGTGGTTACTGCTGTCATTAATGCTGGCCTACTGTTAACTGGTGGCACTGAGCAGTATCAACTTTGGGTCAATCCCATCAACCTTGGCTTGATAGTTGGTGGTTTGATGTTTGGCTTTGGTATGACCCTTTCAAGCTGCTGCGCTTCTGGGGTGATGGTGGAAATGGTCAGTGACGTACCTAGAGCACTGGTTACCTTGCTAATGTTTGGTTTAGGAGTCTTTATTGGCCTACCCATTCAATCATCTTCATCTCTAGTGACTGATACACTACTCTCTAGTGCTTCTTTCCAAGGAAAAGGGGTATTTCTACCTGACCTATTTTCTTGGGGTCCACTTGACGGCTATCTAATATCTATAATAGTGACCATCGCTTTTGCAACTGTCACCATATATATCGCAAAACGTTACCAAGCAAGCCGCGAACAAACAGGTACTTACCTTGGTGTTGAGGGCGAGATAGCGCGTGAACAGCTATCAACAAAGACTTCCCCTCTTTCGTTATTTAGTGGCCTATGGACAATGAACTTCGCCGCTATCGTAATTGCAATAATCTTTGGCATTATGATGGCAACCACCTCAGCTGGCTGGGGAGCATCCACTCCTTTTGGGCTTTGGTTTGGTAAATTGCTCATAGCACTAGGAGTAGATTCCCACTCTATCGCTACATTTACCCATCGCCCTGAAAAGCTATTCACAATGCCGTTTTTTGAACATGGGGTATCGGTGCAAAACCTAGGCATATTACTTGGAACATTAGTTGCAGTGCTTTGGCTTGGCAAATGGGCATCACCATTCAAATCGCAATATACGCTCAAACACTATACTTTGTTTGCGCTGGGCGGCCTTCTAATGGGACTAGGAACCCGCTTTGCTAATGGCTGTAACGTTGGTGCCTTGTATACACCAATTGCGAATTTTTCATTATCCGGTTGGGTATTCTTCGCCGCATTAATTATCGGTGGTATTTGGGGTAACCAGTTTGCACGAAAGGTTAAGCTCATCGCCGCAGCCCCGCAAGCTAAGCCTGTAATGCAGTAACCGTGACTGTTTAGTTAATTAGGGAGCCAAGTGCTCCCCTAATAGTTCGGTCTTGCTCAACAAGCCCTTCAATAGCGTTTCTATTACTCATTCAAAAACGATTTGTTCAAGCGTCATCTTTCAACAAAGCAACATGAACATAAATACAATATGCTAATTCAAGATCTGTATTGATCGTGTTAGAAACATTCTATTTTTGCTTGGGTTTGTTTTTCGGGGGGATTAGGCTTTGTTTCCTAATTCGAGTTCAGGTAGAAACCGCCTAATATGGATAATTGTTAGGCGATTACTATCGTTTTAGGCATACCTAGCCCAGTGAGCTTGTTTAACGCTTTGATCATGGCGTAAGTTTCGCCAACTGGGCGTTGTAATTTCTTAAGCTTAATGTCCCTACGAGCAGTTTCTTCACACGGAACATTGCCGTTTCTGAGAGTGAGCGTTTGTGATAGCCAGACATCGTTTTCCAATACTTATTTGAACCGTATAGCTTCTGACAACCGACCGCTAGATTGCGCGGATGGCTGCGTTCCCAGAAGGCAACCCCTTCTCTCGGAGGGATTAGCGGGACGGCTCTTTTGATGAGAATAGCTGCATAGCATGACCTTGTGTCGTAAGCTCCATCTCCAGATATCTAATTGATTCTTCGGCGAGTCTTCTTGAGTAAGTTAGGTAGCACCTCACTGTCACTCACATTCGATATACTTAACTCAGTAGCAATGATTTCATGCGTGTCTATATCGACCGCTAAATGTAGCTTTCGCCAGATTCGCCGCTTTCCGCCAGTGCAAGTTTTTTTACTTTCCACTCGCCTTCGCCGTAGACCTTCAGCCCTGTAGCATCAATGGCTAAATGCGGGATTGTTCCTTTAGTCTTCGTATTGAACGAGACGTTGACCGTTTTTGCTCGCTTGCTAATGCATTAATTATGAGGGCATAACAATGGCACTGAGCAAGCTTGAAAACAGAATTAATGAAACCTTGTAGACCTCTCAACGACATTGAAAATACTCGTTTGACCATAAGAGCCGTCGTAATCGCTAAATCACTAAACAAACGAGGCCTTTTCCGGTTGCCTTGTTTGACCTGCTTCCAGTGTTGGATTGCTTCTTTATCAATACAAAATGTTAGTGAACCACGATTGATTAAAGCTTGGTTATCTTGCTTCCAGTTAATTGTTTTGTAACGAGGCTTGGCCATTGCTCTAAGTATTTGGATGAACTTAGCCGATCTGATCGTGGATTGATGATTTAGTTCCCTGATTTAGGAAACAAAGCCCATTCATCGCCAAAATATAAGACTAAATCATCGATGGCGATTTACCCCGAATTACTATTCAATATTCACTAATTCGTTATTGAATAGGCAGCGAATATCGACTAGAGCCGGGGCAGTCCAAATGGTCTCCGGTGAAAGCACTGGAGACCATTTTTCGTTTAATAAGTAACCACTAATATTTTATTTCTGAAGGTCTAACGCTTCATCAAACGCTTCTAGAGAAGAGCTCAACTGAGTAAAGCGAGTATTACCGAGAACAACCTCACTCCACTCTTCATGTGATAACTCTACGGTAACACCATCGTTAAGCTGCGATCCCACTTGGATAATGCCATTACGTAATTCAACACTAAATACGGCGTCACTATCTGTCATTTGTAAGTTAAATTTCGCACCTAATCCATCAGCTTTATGTGTATCCACAAGGTAGCGAATATACTCGACATTAGACTCTATAGGAGAATTCGATAGCTGTGCTTTATCCATCGTCCCCATCATTTGGCTTAAGTCTTGATAGTTATTGATTTTTTTCTCAGCGAAGGAAAGTTTCCCTTCATGGAGTAAGGCTTCCGATATGTAAAACCCTCGTGCATTTGCAGAGCTAGTACGCTGCCCAAGTGCACGGGCTGCTTCAGCGCGATGCAGTTTAATTTCTGCATTCTCTGACTCCACCTCTAATATCTGAGAGGTTAGATATAGCGACCACTGCCAACCTTCAACCGTTTGTTTTCTGTTTGAAGATTTCACCATTTTAGTCGCCGCCTCGACGCCCCCAAGACTGTCTATATATCTCTGAGAAAAATCATTGGTGCGTAAAGGATTAATGTCGTAAACATCCCAACCATTCCACCCAACAACGCCGTTATAGACTTGCTTTACATGGCTTTCTACTTGACCGTAGTTTTCTTTATCCTTTCGTAAATCAAGAGGCATATGCACAAACTCAGCCGCGCCTTGTGCGTCTTTCCCTAAACTAATGGCTCTAATGGTTTGGTCATGAATTAACTGCATTGAGTCACGAAATGCGTGAATGGACCTCTCAGCATCTTTACGTGTAGAGTTTGCTGCACCATGTATATCAACGTGATAGTCGAAATCGTAAGTTAAAACTAAATCAGCGGCATCAACCAGTCGAATTGGGTCGCGGTATCGATCGCCACGTAACGTATACAAATTGAAAATACCACCATCACCGTTGATCGCATTTGTCACCATCAAGCTTTTTTCAGGAAAGTAGTACGCCACGCTGTCGGTTACATCCGTAGGGCTTGGCAATACAATCACTTCAGTACCCGCGATTTGATGAGTCTCTATCTCATTGTGTCTAAAGGTAATGTCCGGTGATAAATACCCCTTTTCACCAGACAGTTTATCTAAAGAAAAGCCTAATTTATTTGGAAAAGCATCTGGGCCATTTTCTGGATGAAGCATACCAAACTGAATCATCGCTCTAGCGGTAAAGTTGCCTGCTAACGGGCTAACACCGTTATCGGCGAATAGGTGTTTTTCCATCCATTCATGTGCATAGATTTTTGTCTCATCACCCTGCCACACCGTCGAGCCGAACACATAGTGAGAGTGAGTATATAAAATCGCTTGTACATCGACGGAATCATTTAGCGCTTCTTCTAATGCTGCTCGTTGCTCTTTGGCGACATTAACACTGTCGCCAGTATCAACAATAATCCAACCTTCCGGTGCGTGGACTGCAATTATATTCCCTATTCCCCACCCCCCAATGCGATAAACACCTTCGGTAATTTGTGTAACGGACTTTTTGTCTACGTTCCACAGTTTATCTACATTCGCCGCAGGAGTAGTCGTTACTACACCGTTTTTAGTGGCAACAGGTTCGTAATTTAAAGACAAATTGTATTGGTCTGCTACCGCAAAAAATGAAGTCGTAAGTAATAAGCTGCCACCTAAGAGTTTTTTATACATGTTTGAAGCCTTTTTGTTGGATATGAAATCGTTTAAGTCGTATTTTGTTGTGTCAATTAAACTCACTTATCCCACTTAAGTCGATGAATTACAGAAAGTCATATGTGCTAATTCACGCACATCAAAACGTTTCCAAATACGACAAAAATGCATTTCTCTAATTCATAGCTATACCACTCTTATCTCATTATTTTACTCATTATATGGCTCCCAAGGAGGAGGCTGCTTTCTCACTGATACGTTGACGGACTCCAACGGAATAGGTGTCGAACTACGGCTAAAACTAGGGTCACAACCCCATTTAGCCTAACTATACTGAGGTACTAGGTTATGCCTAAAACACATAGGTTTAAAAAAACAACAAAGAACATTAATTGGTTTTCTCCTAAGTTTCAGCTCTACGCTAAACGGCTGTTTACGTGGCCACTGTTCGCAACCCTATTGTTCGTTCTTTCCTATATGTTCTCAAAACTGGGGCGAGTACATGGTATCGAATTACCTGAAGATCACTTCATTAATGGCTACCCGTCGATCATTCAACTTATTGACTCACAGTTCTTTCTGGGAGCCATTGCATGTGCAACCATTTTAGTCACTGTCTATGTCTTGTCTTTATTTTGGAAGTTACACGAAATAGCGGTTCATAAAGCCAAATCCATCGCATCTGCCCACACACAAATAGTATTTGCCCTTTCTCTATGTGGTCTTTTTATTGACAAAATGTGGTGGGTACTCGCGATCATTGTGGCCTTTACGCGCTGGGATTTAGTCTCACGGTCTCTATCTCAAATTATTCGAAAAGGCATTAACCCAATTAAAGAACAACAAGATCGTAATCAACAGGAGCCCAGATTATGAAAGAGATAATGCTTCCCTACATGTTGATTTGCTGGTTATTGGTAAAAACGGGTGTTGTAAAATGGACACTACGTAATGCAGTAGCCATGGTGGGATTAGGATTAGTTTTAAGCTCTATCTTATTTTCTGCACACCGTTTTTTCTCTCCCGCTGATTTAACTAATAGCACAACGGTTAAAGCACCACATGCGGTACTAAGTCCATTAGTCGGCCAAGAGGTGCAGCAGGTTATGATCAGTCACAACCAACTCGTTAAAAAAGGTGACTTACTTTATTCACTTAAATCCAAAGATACTGGAGCGCAAATACAAGGCTTAGAAGCTCAAAAATCCGCAGCTGAAGCCGAAATTGTTGCATTGAAACATCAAATCCAGAATGACAAGAGAACATTGAGGCGATTAAAGAAATTAGGTGAGTTTGCTCATGAATCTCAACGAGATGATGTCCGAACACGTATTGATGCAAACTCAGCGAAAGTCGCGTCTGTTTTTGCTCAAATAAAGTCTATCGAAGCCCAAATCGTGACGGCTGAATGGCAGAACGAACGTCGTGAAATTCGTGCACCATTTGATGGACAAATCTCTACAGTAAATATCACAAAAGGTACCCGTGTGGGTAATATGCACCTCTACAACACCAACAAAAAATTTGTAGAAATGCGCATCGCCGATCAGACATACAAAAGAATTAAAGCGGGCCAGTTTGCTGAATTTTATGTCAATGCCTACCCCGGCGAGATATTTCGAGGACGAGTACATAGCATTACACCCGGTACAGGAGAAGCGCACCTTTCAGTTGTAAACGGTGACCAACATGTCAGGCAACACATGGTGAATAATTCATCCAACCATGGACGGACTGTCATCATTGAGTTTGATGAGCCGCAAGGGTATTCCATTCCTATAGGTTCGACTGGTGCAGGTTGGATTTCAGCCGAAAAACCACACCCACTGTTAGGCTTCATGGACATTATCGGCGCCGCTACCGTTCGAATTAATGCTTATAAAGCATTCTTATTCGCTATTTAGTGATTGAATATCTCAGCCCCAGTTCCTGCGGGGCTGAGATTCTACCTATCCTACTTTCTCAGCGATCTTCAGAGCTTCAGCGCTGGGTTCTGGCGTTGAAATTCCATTAAATACTCCTTGTCCTTTATCTGTTTTAATTTCAAAGTCATCAAGCCAATTGATGTCTGCTAGTAAACGAGCGTCTTCGATTAATAAACTGCGATCCTTTTCACTCATCGTGTCGATATCTCCTCTCCAACTTATTGATATATCGATAACAATCATTCTATCCAACTCAAGAAACTGATGGTTAAAATGTCCAAGCAGTGACTCTATTCCTTTCGCGTAACTAAGCACTAACGTGCATGTCCCTTCACCTATATCGCAAACTCTATATTTGCGGTCATTCAGATATATTGTGCAATCCACGTGGGCTTATCCTCCATCATAATTCAACTTACATTGTTTTAAATAAATCGAATCTCAGCGAGGAATTAGAGAAATTCATAAATGAACCGTCGCGTAAATCAAATATGAATTTCTCTAACCCCTAGTTCTATTGAGTCAAGATATTAAGATGGCTTCGTAACAAGCAGCTAGGTTTATCGGTAACGCGGAAAGCGCCCTCGGTAACCTTCCGACTCCCGTAGTTTCAACTCATACATTATTAATAAGATGTAACCAATATGAAGTTAAAGCGCTCAATCGCACCCATAAATTATTCAGCTAAATGGAAGGTCATCGTTCTCGTATTGTCTGTGGCACTGATGCTTCTCAGCGCCCTACCCTCTGTGTTCAGTGAACGTGAAGCATTGCACATTTCTAATCAAACGCAGTCGGCACACGCTGACGATGTATACCGCTACCTTACAGACAACGATATTGATGTTCACAGTGTTAATGAAAGCAACGATAGGTTAGTCGTGACCTTTGCATCTAGCGGACTGCAAGCCTCCGCATACAGCTTAATGTCTGAGTTCATTCACCCATCTGAGACCGTTGCCCTTACGCTCGAACCTTCAGCTCCTTCTTGGCTAACCTCGCTGGGCTTTCAGCCGATTAAGTTTGGATTAGATCTGCGCGGTGGTGTGCAATTTCTCTTAGACGTTGACCTAATCAGTGATCGACGACCTTCGTCAGGAGTTTCGTGTACGCGGCGGTGTAGAAAGCGGTGAGGTGGTCATTGCTCGATATAACGAAGCATTACTTGGCGATATTCGAACCCACTTAAGAACACAGTATCCAAATTGGACTCTGAGCCAATCTGGTGAGCGCTTAATGATCTCAATGGATGAGGAAGAGAAACGCGCGATTCGAACTCTGACCGTGACACAAAATCTTCAAACAATGCGAGGCCGCATAGAAGAGCTAGGGATCACGGAAGCCGCAGTCCAACGCCAAGGTGAAAATCGAATTCGCATCGAACTGCCAGGAGTACAAGATCCGACATCCGCAAAAGACATTATCGGCGCCACTGCATCGTTAGCGTTTTACCATGTGGAGCCTAATATCAGCGCACGAACAAAATCCATCAATGACCAAGATGGTAGACCTGTCATTCTGCATAGAAACAGTATCTTAGGGGGCGAGCATATTATCGATGCACGCGCCAGCCTAGGAGAAATGGGAACACCCGAAGTTAACATCACTCTTGATAGCACGGGGGGGCGGCTGATGACCAATCACTCGCGCAGCAATATCGGAAACCCGATGGCGACTCTGTACAGTGAATACAGTCAATCAGAGACAGGACGATCCATTGAGCAAAGCGAAGTTATCAGCGTAGCGACAATTCAATCAACGCTGGGTAACCGCTTTCGCATCACTGGCACGGGGTCAATGGCAGACGCTCAAAACCTTGCTCTTCTATTGAGAGCTGGCTCACTCACCGCTCCTGTCACCATTGTTGAAGAACGCACAATC
Above is a genomic segment from Vibrio gallicus containing:
- a CDS encoding AMP-binding protein, whose product is MTTPNKPWLKTYPQDVPEFIDIDQYANINEMFKKPFEQFADNIAFVNMGHTLTYQQLNEKSDAFAAYLQSELKAKKGDRIALMMPNLLQYPICILGALKAGLVVVNVNPLYTPRELEHQLRDSGATIIVAVTNFGDSLQKVINHTSIKHVILTSIGDELAPHKRTLVNFVVKYVKKMVPKYHLPSAISLRRVLTNGKRLNFNPPKIKHNDLAYLQYTGGTTGVAKGAMLTHKNVMANVLQVFGHFGPRTAKDKEHAVTPLPLYHIFANSVSMMLMMYMGGSNLLITNPRDLNSFVNDLSKYPFTMIFGLNTLFAALINHAKFKQLDFSHAEFTIAGGMATQKHIADEWQQITGMPIIEGYGLTECSPVVAGGVHTQQQFVPAIGVPLPSTEMRIVDDAGHPLDTNHIGEIQIRGDQVMAGYWKQEAETNAVLTKDGWLNSGDIGRMDEDGVFYIEDRKKDMILVSGFNVFPTEIEEVATLHHKIVEAAAVGVPDDVAGERVKLIVVTKGSVTIDEIKKHCRQHLTGYKIPKVIEFRDELPKTNVGKILRRELRD
- a CDS encoding LysR family transcriptional regulator — protein: MDYNLDNFYIFCHVVRLGSMKAASEALEIPLSTVSRRIANLEEHVSSPLFIRSKTTLILTSVGREYYEQLANPISTLCEEIDAINAGKKEIVGKVTIDCTDLVYQRFLKADVQQLMLKHPKLKLRFIPSADITTIHPDADIAILAGELPDSSIVAKKLLSNTLKIVASPTLSSQAPTHLADLKSLDFIGQLNSQRVTGVNCQNGSIENVILHPKLSLSDPKSIVEIVERGLGFCIAPDYFVDSAIKSGALDEWLTDFDLGKRDIYLAYRHRTQKTAAQQLVIDMVEEVFRKF
- a CDS encoding YeeE/YedE family protein; protein product: MQRETQTRIGIALGLGIVVMGALALQQDIFLRLLLGLSLGVALTKGSIGFAGSVNRAYRRGSTQLIQTLMLMFVVTAVINAGLLLTGGTEQYQLWVNPINLGLIVGGLMFGFGMTLSSCCASGVMVEMVSDVPRALVTLLMFGLGVFIGLPIQSSSSLVTDTLLSSASFQGKGVFLPDLFSWGPLDGYLISIIVTIAFATVTIYIAKRYQASREQTGTYLGVEGEIAREQLSTKTSPLSLFSGLWTMNFAAIVIAIIFGIMMATTSAGWGASTPFGLWFGKLLIALGVDSHSIATFTHRPEKLFTMPFFEHGVSVQNLGILLGTLVAVLWLGKWASPFKSQYTLKHYTLFALGGLLMGLGTRFANGCNVGALYTPIANFSLSGWVFFAALIIGGIWGNQFARKVKLIAAAPQAKPVMQ
- a CDS encoding alkyl sulfatase dimerization domain-containing protein; translation: MYKKLLGGSLLLTTSFFAVADQYNLSLNYEPVATKNGVVTTTPAANVDKLWNVDKKSVTQITEGVYRIGGWGIGNIIAVHAPEGWIIVDTGDSVNVAKEQRAALEEALNDSVDVQAILYTHSHYVFGSTVWQGDETKIYAHEWMEKHLFADNGVSPLAGNFTARAMIQFGMLHPENGPDAFPNKLGFSLDKLSGEKGYLSPDITFRHNEIETHQIAGTEVIVLPSPTDVTDSVAYYFPEKSLMVTNAINGDGGIFNLYTLRGDRYRDPIRLVDAADLVLTYDFDYHVDIHGAANSTRKDAERSIHAFRDSMQLIHDQTIRAISLGKDAQGAAEFVHMPLDLRKDKENYGQVESHVKQVYNGVVGWNGWDVYDINPLRTNDFSQRYIDSLGGVEAATKMVKSSNRKQTVEGWQWSLYLTSQILEVESENAEIKLHRAEAARALGQRTSSANARGFYISEALLHEGKLSFAEKKINNYQDLSQMMGTMDKAQLSNSPIESNVEYIRYLVDTHKADGLGAKFNLQMTDSDAVFSVELRNGIIQVGSQLNDGVTVELSHEEWSEVVLGNTRFTQLSSSLEAFDEALDLQK
- a CDS encoding magnesium transporter — protein: MPKTHRFKKTTKNINWFSPKFQLYAKRLFTWPLFATLLFVLSYMFSKLGRVHGIELPEDHFINGYPSIIQLIDSQFFLGAIACATILVTVYVLSLFWKLHEIAVHKAKSIASAHTQIVFALSLCGLFIDKMWWVLAIIVAFTRWDLVSRSLSQIIRKGINPIKEQQDRNQQEPRL
- a CDS encoding HlyD family secretion protein, producing MKEIMLPYMLICWLLVKTGVVKWTLRNAVAMVGLGLVLSSILFSAHRFFSPADLTNSTTVKAPHAVLSPLVGQEVQQVMISHNQLVKKGDLLYSLKSKDTGAQIQGLEAQKSAAEAEIVALKHQIQNDKRTLRRLKKLGEFAHESQRDDVRTRIDANSAKVASVFAQIKSIEAQIVTAEWQNERREIRAPFDGQISTVNITKGTRVGNMHLYNTNKKFVEMRIADQTYKRIKAGQFAEFYVNAYPGEIFRGRVHSITPGTGEAHLSVVNGDQHVRQHMVNNSSNHGRTVIIEFDEPQGYSIPIGSTGAGWISAEKPHPLLGFMDIIGAATVRINAYKAFLFAI